Proteins encoded in a region of the Mustelus asterias chromosome X, sMusAst1.hap1.1, whole genome shotgun sequence genome:
- the LOC144482034 gene encoding peptidyl-prolyl cis-trans isomerase FKBP11-like isoform X2 produces the protein MRHHAELMRMLAEDELRDAVLLVFANKQLKPEGCPELSTVGDTLHIHYTGKLEDGTLFDNSLIRDPLVVELGKKQVIPGLEQGLLDMCVGEKRKLTVPSSLAYGKRGFPPSIPGDSVLLFETELVTLVKSTYWKKMMDNVIPIASLLLVPGLLCLIGYYLYLKANVPKISKRKFKEEKKSRAKNK, from the exons ATGAGGCACCATGCGGAACTAATGCGGATGCTTGCAGAGGATGAATTGCGCGATGCTGTTCTACTCGTCTTCGCCAACAAGCAG CTGAAACCAGAAGGCTGTCCCGAGCTGTCGACAGTTGGAGATACTCTTCACATCCACTACACT GGCAAGCTGGAAGATGGGACCTTGTTTGATAATTCCTTAATTCGAGATCCTCTGGTGGTAGAACTGGGCAAAAAGCAGGTTATTCCAG GTTTGGAACAGGGTCTCCTTGATATGTGTGTTGG AGAGAAGAGGAAGTTAACAGTTCCGTCTAGCCTTGCATATGGGAAACGTGGCTTCccaccctccattccag GAGACTCTGTCTTGTTGTTTGAGACAGAGTTGGTGACTCTAGTGAAATCGACAtattggaagaaaatgatggacAATGTGATCCCAATTGCCAGCCTCCTACTGGTCCCTGGACTTCTGTGTCTAATAGGCTATTACCTCTACCTAAAAGCAAATGTGCCAAAAATCTCCAAACGGAAATTCAAAGAGGAGAAAAAGAGCAgggcaaaaaataaataa
- the LOC144482034 gene encoding peptidyl-prolyl cis-trans isomerase FKBP11-like isoform X4, whose translation MRHHAELMRMLAEDELRDAVLLVFANKQGKLEDGTLFDNSLIRDPLVVELGKKQVIPGLEQGLLDMCVGEKRKLTVPSSLAYGKRGFPPSIPGDSVLLFETELVTLVKSTYWKKMMDNVIPIASLLLVPGLLCLIGYYLYLKANVPKISKRKFKEEKKSRAKNK comes from the exons ATGAGGCACCATGCGGAACTAATGCGGATGCTTGCAGAGGATGAATTGCGCGATGCTGTTCTACTCGTCTTCGCCAACAAGCAG GGCAAGCTGGAAGATGGGACCTTGTTTGATAATTCCTTAATTCGAGATCCTCTGGTGGTAGAACTGGGCAAAAAGCAGGTTATTCCAG GTTTGGAACAGGGTCTCCTTGATATGTGTGTTGG AGAGAAGAGGAAGTTAACAGTTCCGTCTAGCCTTGCATATGGGAAACGTGGCTTCccaccctccattccag GAGACTCTGTCTTGTTGTTTGAGACAGAGTTGGTGACTCTAGTGAAATCGACAtattggaagaaaatgatggacAATGTGATCCCAATTGCCAGCCTCCTACTGGTCCCTGGACTTCTGTGTCTAATAGGCTATTACCTCTACCTAAAAGCAAATGTGCCAAAAATCTCCAAACGGAAATTCAAAGAGGAGAAAAAGAGCAgggcaaaaaataaataa
- the LOC144482034 gene encoding peptidyl-prolyl cis-trans isomerase FKBP11-like isoform X3, with the protein MQPPGWLKLKPEGCPELSTVGDTLHIHYTGKLEDGTLFDNSLIRDPLVVELGKKQVIPGLEQGLLDMCVGEKRKLTVPSSLAYGKRGFPPSIPGDSVLLFETELVTLVKSTYWKKMMDNVIPIASLLLVPGLLCLIGYYLYLKANVPKISKRKFKEEKKSRAKNK; encoded by the exons ATGCAACCACCAGGATGGCTGAAG CTGAAACCAGAAGGCTGTCCCGAGCTGTCGACAGTTGGAGATACTCTTCACATCCACTACACT GGCAAGCTGGAAGATGGGACCTTGTTTGATAATTCCTTAATTCGAGATCCTCTGGTGGTAGAACTGGGCAAAAAGCAGGTTATTCCAG GTTTGGAACAGGGTCTCCTTGATATGTGTGTTGG AGAGAAGAGGAAGTTAACAGTTCCGTCTAGCCTTGCATATGGGAAACGTGGCTTCccaccctccattccag GAGACTCTGTCTTGTTGTTTGAGACAGAGTTGGTGACTCTAGTGAAATCGACAtattggaagaaaatgatggacAATGTGATCCCAATTGCCAGCCTCCTACTGGTCCCTGGACTTCTGTGTCTAATAGGCTATTACCTCTACCTAAAAGCAAATGTGCCAAAAATCTCCAAACGGAAATTCAAAGAGGAGAAAAAGAGCAgggcaaaaaataaataa
- the LOC144482034 gene encoding peptidyl-prolyl cis-trans isomerase FKBP11-like isoform X1 translates to MSRVVLLFLIIVSLNGISSQDENGQEVKVEVLLKPEGCPELSTVGDTLHIHYTGKLEDGTLFDNSLIRDPLVVELGKKQVIPGLEQGLLDMCVGEKRKLTVPSSLAYGKRGFPPSIPGDSVLLFETELVTLVKSTYWKKMMDNVIPIASLLLVPGLLCLIGYYLYLKANVPKISKRKFKEEKKSRAKNK, encoded by the exons ATGAGCAGAGTTGTGCTCCTTTTTCTGATTATTGTCTCATTGAACGGAATCTCCAGCCAGGATGAAAACGGGCAAGAAGTTAAAGTGGAAGTCTTG CTGAAACCAGAAGGCTGTCCCGAGCTGTCGACAGTTGGAGATACTCTTCACATCCACTACACT GGCAAGCTGGAAGATGGGACCTTGTTTGATAATTCCTTAATTCGAGATCCTCTGGTGGTAGAACTGGGCAAAAAGCAGGTTATTCCAG GTTTGGAACAGGGTCTCCTTGATATGTGTGTTGG AGAGAAGAGGAAGTTAACAGTTCCGTCTAGCCTTGCATATGGGAAACGTGGCTTCccaccctccattccag GAGACTCTGTCTTGTTGTTTGAGACAGAGTTGGTGACTCTAGTGAAATCGACAtattggaagaaaatgatggacAATGTGATCCCAATTGCCAGCCTCCTACTGGTCCCTGGACTTCTGTGTCTAATAGGCTATTACCTCTACCTAAAAGCAAATGTGCCAAAAATCTCCAAACGGAAATTCAAAGAGGAGAAAAAGAGCAgggcaaaaaataaataa
- the LOC144482034 gene encoding peptidyl-prolyl cis-trans isomerase FKBP11-like isoform X5, with protein MCVGEKRKLTVPSSLAYGKRGFPPSIPGDSVLLFETELVTLVKSTYWKKMMDNVIPIASLLLVPGLLCLIGYYLYLKANVPKISKRKFKEEKKSRAKNK; from the exons ATGTGTGTTGG AGAGAAGAGGAAGTTAACAGTTCCGTCTAGCCTTGCATATGGGAAACGTGGCTTCccaccctccattccag GAGACTCTGTCTTGTTGTTTGAGACAGAGTTGGTGACTCTAGTGAAATCGACAtattggaagaaaatgatggacAATGTGATCCCAATTGCCAGCCTCCTACTGGTCCCTGGACTTCTGTGTCTAATAGGCTATTACCTCTACCTAAAAGCAAATGTGCCAAAAATCTCCAAACGGAAATTCAAAGAGGAGAAAAAGAGCAgggcaaaaaataaataa